A stretch of Balearica regulorum gibbericeps isolate bBalReg1 chromosome 28, bBalReg1.pri, whole genome shotgun sequence DNA encodes these proteins:
- the PEAR1 gene encoding platelet endothelial aggregation receptor 1 isoform X1, producing MVLRAAALATYVCLLAALRPSDPNVCSYWESFTAAVKESYTKPHVVSSAEPCPGALSPPQPCLQQRIVYRTEYRQAVRTDYRRRYQCCLGYYESRDVCVPRCTHECVHGRCVAPDLCQCEPGWRGADCSSECDEQSWGPGCVHRCNCHHGAPCDPLSGACSCPPGFADPLCRQPCPASTYGQDCRLPCPCHHRAPCNASTGACLCPPGLAGPLCEVPCPEGTPCSSPCPCQNGGICHPPGTSTCICPHGWMGEICSVPCPPGRFGSGCQGECRCHNGGHCDPQGGQCQCAPGFTGDQCRERCPVGRYGQDCQESCDCANGGQCFHVDGGCLCEAGFQGSRCEERQCLPGLYGLHCQSRCLCHPQHSQSCHPLLGECVCHPGWTGLFCNESCPPGSFGAGCLQTCLCLHGGGCDGTTGHCRCPPGYTDEHCSSLCPPDTFGTNCSGRCSCQHALACSPLDGSCLCKEGWHGPDCSVPCPSGTWGPGCNRSCDCGQGAACDPQSGTCSCPPGWQGPRCLQPCPNGTFGGGCRQRCDCAHADGCDAVTGECVCLPGWTGPQCKQGCPPDFWGRGCRTPCSCRNGASCSPQDGSCTCAPGYRGPTCQRPCPPGRYGKRCSLSCSCANGSSCHPANGSCLCAPGWGGPRCSQPCAPGFWGAACAQPCLCQHGGTCHPAEGTCRCPAGWTGTLCGEACPPGTFGPRCAQLCRCPHNATCHPASGTCPCAPGRIGPHCEAGTPEQPYTIVPAPPAAYSSLGVVLSLVALVALLVAVVAVALCYRHRQKGKESRHLAVAYTAAQTDTSDYMVPDVPPSHAHYYSNPSYHTLSQCTLPAPGPGVQDRASSLKVSGTQLFPGVERPYGPEGNATLPPDWKHLGAPAPGPRGGQLDRSYSYSYTWGLGKYEGKAHPPERLDASASSVASENPYATIKDLPPPTAKAPEGSYMEMKSPVRREMSYAEIGLLEEPSQEESCPGGAEGDVPTVPPSHYDSPKNSHIPSHYDVPPARHYPPSPPLRREDR from the exons ATGGTGCTGCGGGCCGCGGCGCTGGCGACGTACGTCTGTCTCCTGGCCGCCCTCCGCCCCAGCGACCCCAACGTCTGTAGCTACTGGGAGAG CTTCACGGCAGCGGTGAAGGAGTCCTACACCAAACCCCACGTCGTGTCCTCCGCCGAGCCCTGTCCCGGGGCgctgagccccccccagccctgtctGCAGCAGAG GATCGTGTACCGCACCGAGTACCGGCAGGCGGTTCGCACCGACTACCGGAGGCGTTACCAGTGCTGCTTGGGCTACTACGAGAGCCGGGACGTCTGCGTCC CGCGCTGCACCCACGAGTGCGTCCACGGCCGGTGCGTGGCCCCCGACCTCTGCCAGTGCGAGCCGGGCTGGCGGGGCGCGGACTGCTCCAGCG AGTGTGACGAGCAGTCGTGGGGGCCGGGCTGCGTGCATCGCTGCAACTGCCACCACGGGGCCCCCTGCGACCCCCTGAGCGgggcctgctcctgcccccccgGCTTCGCCGACCCGCTGTGCCGCCAGCCGTGCCCGGCCAGCACCTACGGCCAGGACTGccgcctgccctgcccctgccacCACCGGGCCCCCTGCAACGCCTCCACCGGCGCCTGTCTCTGCCCCCCGGGGCTGGCCGGACCCCT ctGTGAGGTGCCCTGCCCCGAGGGGacaccctgcagcagcccctgtccCTGCCAGAACGGGGGCATCTGCCACCCCCCCGGCACCAGCACCTGCATCTGCCCCCACGGATGGATG GGGGAGATCTGCTCCGTGCCGTGTCCCCCCGGGCGCTTCGGCTCCGGCTGCCAGGGCGAGTGTCGCTGCCACAACGGGGGCCACTGTGACCCCCAGGGGGGCCAGTGTCAGTGTGCCCCCGGCTTCACTGGAGACCA GTGCCGGGAGAGGTGCCCGGTGGGGCGGTACGGGCAGGACTGCCAGGAGAGCTGCGACTGTGCCAACGGCGGCCAGTGCTTCCACGTGGACGGGGGCTGCCTGTGCGAGGCCGGCTTCCAGGGCAGCCGCTGCGAGGAGCGCCAGTGCCTGCCCGGCCTCTACGGCCTCCACTGCCAGAGCCGCTGCCTCTGCcacccccagcacagccagag ctgccaccCGTTGCTCGGGGAGTGCGTCTGTCACCCCGGCTGGACTGGGCTCTTCTGCAACGAGAGTTGCCCCCCCGGTTCTTTCGGGGCCGGCTGCCTGCAGACCTGCCTCTGCCTCCACGGGGGGGGCTGCGACGGGACCACCGGCCACTGCCGCTGCCCCCCCGGCTACACG gacgAGCACTGCTCCTCCCTGTGTCCCCCCGACACCTTCGGGACCAACTGCTCGGGGcgctgctcctgccagcacgCCCTCGCCTGCTCCCCCCTCGACGGCTCCTGCCTCTGCAAGGAAG GCTGGCACGGACCCGACTGCTCGGTGCCGTGTCCCTCCGGGACTTGGGGTCCCGGCTGCAACCGGAGCTGCGACTGCGGGCAGGGGGCTGCCTGCGACCCCCAAAGCGGAACCTGCAGCTGCCCACCGGGCTGGCAGGGcccccgctgcctgcagccctgcccg AACGGGACGTtcggggggggctgcaggcagcggtGCGACTGCGCCCACGCCGACGGCTGCGACGCGGTGACGGGAGAGTGCGTCTGCCTGCCCGGCTGGACAG gGCCGCAGTGCAAGCAGGGCTGTCCCCCCGATTtctggggccggggctgccgcaCGCCCTGCTCCTGCCGCAACGGGGCCTCCTGCTCGCCCCAGGACGGATCCTGCACCTGCGCCCCGGGGTACCGTGGCCCCACCTGCCAGCGCC CCTGCCCGCCCGGCCGCTACGGCAAGCGCTGCTCGCTGAGCTGCTCCTGCGCCAACGGCTCCTCCTGCCACCCCGCCAACGGCTCCTGCCTCTGcgccccgggctgggggggtccccgctgCTCCCAGC CCTGCGCCCCCGGtttctggggggctgcctgcgcccagccctgcctgtgccagcaCGGGGGGACGTGCCACCCCGCCGAGGGGACCTGCCGCTGCCCGGCCGGCTGGACGGGGACGCTCTGCGGAGAAG cctgcccccccGGGACCTTCGGGCCGCGgtgtgcccagctctgccgcTGCCCCCACAACGCCACCTGCCACCCCGCCAGCGGGACGTGCCCCTGCGCCCCGGGCAGGATCGGGCCCCACTGCGAGGCCG ggacccccgaGCAGCCCTACACCATCGTGCCGGCCCCCCCGGCAGCCTACAGCTCCCTGGGGGTggtgctcagcctggtggcCCTGGTGGCCTTGCTGGTGGCCGTGGTGGCCGTGGCCCTGTGTTACCGTCACCggcagaaggggaaggagagccGGCACCTGGCCGTGGCCTACACGGCGGCACAGACGGACACCTCCGACTACATGGTGCCTG ACGTGCCACCGAGCCACGCGCACTACTACTCCAACCCCAGCTACCACACGCTGTCCCAGTGCACGCTGCCGGCCCCCGGGCCCGGTGTCCAGGACAGAGCCAGCTCCCTCAAG GTGTCCGGCACTCAGCTCTTCCCTGGCGTGGAGAGACCCTACGGCCCCGAAGGCAACGCCACGCTGCCCCCCGACTGGAAGCACCTCGGGGCACCGGCCCCGGGCCCCAGGG GGGGGCAGCTGGACCGGAGCTACAGCTACAGCTACACCTGGGGCCTGGGGAAGTACGAGGGGAAAG cccaccccccgGAGCGGCTGGATGCCAGCGCCAGCTCCGTGGCCAGCGAGAACCCCTACGCCACCATCAAGgacctgcccccccccaccgccaAGGCCCCCGAGGGCAGCTACATGGAGATGAAGTCCCCCGTCCGGCGGGAGATGTCCTACGCCGAGATCGGGCTCCTGGAGGAGCCATCACAGGAGG AGAGTTGCCCCGGGGGGGCGGAAGGTGACGTCCCCACGGTCCCCCCAAGCCATTACGACTCCCCCAAGAACAGCCACATCCCCAGCCACTACGACGTGCCGCCCGCCCGCCACTACCCGCCGTCCCCGCCGCTGCGCAGGGAGGACCGCTGA
- the PEAR1 gene encoding platelet endothelial aggregation receptor 1 isoform X2, producing MVLRAAALATYVCLLAALRPSDPNVCSYWESFTAAVKESYTKPHVVSSAEPCPGALSPPQPCLQQRIVYRTEYRQAVRTDYRRRYQCCLGYYESRDVCVPRCTHECVHGRCVAPDLCQCEPGWRGADCSSECDEQSWGPGCVHRCNCHHGAPCDPLSGACSCPPGFADPLCRQPCPASTYGQDCRLPCPCHHRAPCNASTGACLCPPGLAGPLCEVPCPEGTPCSSPCPCQNGGICHPPGTSTCICPHGWMGEICSVPCPPGRFGSGCQGECRCHNGGHCDPQGGQCQCAPGFTGDQCRERCPVGRYGQDCQESCDCANGGQCFHVDGGCLCEAGFQGSRCEERQCLPGLYGLHCQSRCLCHPQHSQSCHPLLGECVCHPGWTGLFCNESCPPGSFGAGCLQTCLCLHGGGCDGTTGHCRCPPGYTDEHCSSLCPPDTFGTNCSGRCSCQHALACSPLDGSCLCKEGWHGPDCSVPCPSGTWGPGCNRSCDCGQGAACDPQSGTCSCPPGWQGPRCLQPCPNGTFGGGCRQRCDCAHADGCDAVTGECVCLPGWTGPQCKQGCPPDFWGRGCRTPCSCRNGASCSPQDGSCTCAPGYRGPTCQRPCPPGRYGKRCSLSCSCANGSSCHPANGSCLCAPGWGGPRCSQPCAPGFWGAACAQPCLCQHGGTCHPAEGTCRCPAGWTGTLCGEGTPEQPYTIVPAPPAAYSSLGVVLSLVALVALLVAVVAVALCYRHRQKGKESRHLAVAYTAAQTDTSDYMVPDVPPSHAHYYSNPSYHTLSQCTLPAPGPGVQDRASSLKVSGTQLFPGVERPYGPEGNATLPPDWKHLGAPAPGPRGGQLDRSYSYSYTWGLGKYEGKAHPPERLDASASSVASENPYATIKDLPPPTAKAPEGSYMEMKSPVRREMSYAEIGLLEEPSQEESCPGGAEGDVPTVPPSHYDSPKNSHIPSHYDVPPARHYPPSPPLRREDR from the exons ATGGTGCTGCGGGCCGCGGCGCTGGCGACGTACGTCTGTCTCCTGGCCGCCCTCCGCCCCAGCGACCCCAACGTCTGTAGCTACTGGGAGAG CTTCACGGCAGCGGTGAAGGAGTCCTACACCAAACCCCACGTCGTGTCCTCCGCCGAGCCCTGTCCCGGGGCgctgagccccccccagccctgtctGCAGCAGAG GATCGTGTACCGCACCGAGTACCGGCAGGCGGTTCGCACCGACTACCGGAGGCGTTACCAGTGCTGCTTGGGCTACTACGAGAGCCGGGACGTCTGCGTCC CGCGCTGCACCCACGAGTGCGTCCACGGCCGGTGCGTGGCCCCCGACCTCTGCCAGTGCGAGCCGGGCTGGCGGGGCGCGGACTGCTCCAGCG AGTGTGACGAGCAGTCGTGGGGGCCGGGCTGCGTGCATCGCTGCAACTGCCACCACGGGGCCCCCTGCGACCCCCTGAGCGgggcctgctcctgcccccccgGCTTCGCCGACCCGCTGTGCCGCCAGCCGTGCCCGGCCAGCACCTACGGCCAGGACTGccgcctgccctgcccctgccacCACCGGGCCCCCTGCAACGCCTCCACCGGCGCCTGTCTCTGCCCCCCGGGGCTGGCCGGACCCCT ctGTGAGGTGCCCTGCCCCGAGGGGacaccctgcagcagcccctgtccCTGCCAGAACGGGGGCATCTGCCACCCCCCCGGCACCAGCACCTGCATCTGCCCCCACGGATGGATG GGGGAGATCTGCTCCGTGCCGTGTCCCCCCGGGCGCTTCGGCTCCGGCTGCCAGGGCGAGTGTCGCTGCCACAACGGGGGCCACTGTGACCCCCAGGGGGGCCAGTGTCAGTGTGCCCCCGGCTTCACTGGAGACCA GTGCCGGGAGAGGTGCCCGGTGGGGCGGTACGGGCAGGACTGCCAGGAGAGCTGCGACTGTGCCAACGGCGGCCAGTGCTTCCACGTGGACGGGGGCTGCCTGTGCGAGGCCGGCTTCCAGGGCAGCCGCTGCGAGGAGCGCCAGTGCCTGCCCGGCCTCTACGGCCTCCACTGCCAGAGCCGCTGCCTCTGCcacccccagcacagccagag ctgccaccCGTTGCTCGGGGAGTGCGTCTGTCACCCCGGCTGGACTGGGCTCTTCTGCAACGAGAGTTGCCCCCCCGGTTCTTTCGGGGCCGGCTGCCTGCAGACCTGCCTCTGCCTCCACGGGGGGGGCTGCGACGGGACCACCGGCCACTGCCGCTGCCCCCCCGGCTACACG gacgAGCACTGCTCCTCCCTGTGTCCCCCCGACACCTTCGGGACCAACTGCTCGGGGcgctgctcctgccagcacgCCCTCGCCTGCTCCCCCCTCGACGGCTCCTGCCTCTGCAAGGAAG GCTGGCACGGACCCGACTGCTCGGTGCCGTGTCCCTCCGGGACTTGGGGTCCCGGCTGCAACCGGAGCTGCGACTGCGGGCAGGGGGCTGCCTGCGACCCCCAAAGCGGAACCTGCAGCTGCCCACCGGGCTGGCAGGGcccccgctgcctgcagccctgcccg AACGGGACGTtcggggggggctgcaggcagcggtGCGACTGCGCCCACGCCGACGGCTGCGACGCGGTGACGGGAGAGTGCGTCTGCCTGCCCGGCTGGACAG gGCCGCAGTGCAAGCAGGGCTGTCCCCCCGATTtctggggccggggctgccgcaCGCCCTGCTCCTGCCGCAACGGGGCCTCCTGCTCGCCCCAGGACGGATCCTGCACCTGCGCCCCGGGGTACCGTGGCCCCACCTGCCAGCGCC CCTGCCCGCCCGGCCGCTACGGCAAGCGCTGCTCGCTGAGCTGCTCCTGCGCCAACGGCTCCTCCTGCCACCCCGCCAACGGCTCCTGCCTCTGcgccccgggctgggggggtccccgctgCTCCCAGC CCTGCGCCCCCGGtttctggggggctgcctgcgcccagccctgcctgtgccagcaCGGGGGGACGTGCCACCCCGCCGAGGGGACCTGCCGCTGCCCGGCCGGCTGGACGGGGACGCTCTGCGGAGAAG ggacccccgaGCAGCCCTACACCATCGTGCCGGCCCCCCCGGCAGCCTACAGCTCCCTGGGGGTggtgctcagcctggtggcCCTGGTGGCCTTGCTGGTGGCCGTGGTGGCCGTGGCCCTGTGTTACCGTCACCggcagaaggggaaggagagccGGCACCTGGCCGTGGCCTACACGGCGGCACAGACGGACACCTCCGACTACATGGTGCCTG ACGTGCCACCGAGCCACGCGCACTACTACTCCAACCCCAGCTACCACACGCTGTCCCAGTGCACGCTGCCGGCCCCCGGGCCCGGTGTCCAGGACAGAGCCAGCTCCCTCAAG GTGTCCGGCACTCAGCTCTTCCCTGGCGTGGAGAGACCCTACGGCCCCGAAGGCAACGCCACGCTGCCCCCCGACTGGAAGCACCTCGGGGCACCGGCCCCGGGCCCCAGGG GGGGGCAGCTGGACCGGAGCTACAGCTACAGCTACACCTGGGGCCTGGGGAAGTACGAGGGGAAAG cccaccccccgGAGCGGCTGGATGCCAGCGCCAGCTCCGTGGCCAGCGAGAACCCCTACGCCACCATCAAGgacctgcccccccccaccgccaAGGCCCCCGAGGGCAGCTACATGGAGATGAAGTCCCCCGTCCGGCGGGAGATGTCCTACGCCGAGATCGGGCTCCTGGAGGAGCCATCACAGGAGG AGAGTTGCCCCGGGGGGGCGGAAGGTGACGTCCCCACGGTCCCCCCAAGCCATTACGACTCCCCCAAGAACAGCCACATCCCCAGCCACTACGACGTGCCGCCCGCCCGCCACTACCCGCCGTCCCCGCCGCTGCGCAGGGAGGACCGCTGA